The genomic DNA GCTTTGCAAAACCTAGCCGCGTCCTTCACCACTTCAGTTAGACTTTCCCTATCTTCGCAAAATATGGCGATATCATCCGCATACGCAAGTACTTTAACTTCAGTGGACAACATCGTGAAGCCACGCACTTTTTCGTTTGATATAATTTTCAGGCAAAAAGGTTCGAGATACAGTGCAAACAACAACGGAGACAATGGGCACCCTTGCCTCACGGAAGAACGAACTGTGATACTTTCACTCAGCTGCTTATTAACAATAAGGTTTGCCGTACAACCAGCATATGCCATTTTGACACCTTCCAAGAGCACTCTGCCGACATTCACGTGTTCGAGGATACAAAACAGAACATGGTGGTTGACGCGGTCAAAGGCCTTTTCCATGTCCAGTTGCAACATGGCTACACGTTTATCAAAAGCATCGCAGCATTCTAATATGCTCCGTGCTACGTGAATATTTGTCGTTATCGTACGTCCTTTAATCCCGCACGTTTGGTGCTGGCCTACAATAGCTTTTATGACATTCTGCAACCTTCTGCCCAGAACCTTCATGAATATTTTATAGTCCACATTCGTGAGACTTATGGGCCGATACCCTTTGACTGACAATCTCTTAACCGGGTCTTCACTCTTCGGTACTAGGACGATGTGACTTCTTCGGAAGGACGGAGGCATCATCTGCTTTTCGTATGTTTCTTGAATTACGCTGTGTAGAATATGCGCCATGTCAGACTTAAACGCTTTGTAAAAAGCTGCGCCCAGCCCGTCGGGACCAGGTGATTTTCCGGAGCTTAACTCGTCGATTGCGCGCTCTACTTCCGCTGCACTAATTGATGCCTCGAGCCCCAGCTTGACTTCATCCTCTAAGATAGGCATCAGTGCCAAGAACTCCGCCGCGAGGCCTTCTTCAACACGTGACTCGTGACCCAGTAGTCCTTCGTAATAATCAACAAACGCACGTTGAATAGTATTAGAGTCACGAGCCATTTCGCCCTTGTACTCTATCGCTTTTATATCGTTCTTTACTGCCTATCGTTTTTCGTCGCACAGGGACCGCTTTGTCGGCGTCTCGCCAAACCACAACCGTTCTGCACGTGCGCGTATGACCGCTCCTTTATATTTCTCTTTATCCATCAGTTCTAACGTATTTTTtgtctcttttatttctttttcgtacTGGCCCGGCTGAACACTTTCCAACCTCAGCAGCAAATCTAAGCGGCTCTGAAATTCTTTTTCGTCTGCCTTGTTGCTTTGACGCAGCGCACTCGCTCTTTCTATAGCgatcatttttatttcttctttaaaatGTTCCCATTTCCCAATAACGTCCCTCTGATCACCCGTTTGCaaacagtctattttttcttttactttaaacaCAAAACGTTCATCCTCAAGAAGCCTTATATTAAATTTCCATAGTTCCCAGTTGAACTTCGACCTTTTGGTCTTCGTTCCTATTGTAACCATTACCATGCAATGATCGCTGAACGCAACGTTTTTAATCAAGTAGTCACTGCACATTGGGACCAGGCCAGCAGACGCATAAACCCTGTCAAGTCTTGCATGACTTCCTTGTTGGAAATGTGTGAACTGCAGACGGGCACCTTCTGACAGAGCACTACCGACGTCTTCTAAATTGTGCTCCAGGACAATTGCGTTCAAAAGTAAAGAGCTCTGGTTTCGAATGGTCGCGTTAGTAACTCTGTCTTCGGGCATGCATACGcagttgaagtcacccatcagaaTAATGTATCTAGGAGACTTCAGATAGGGCTGAACCATTTCGAAGAAAGCTTTGCGCTCATTTTCCTTATTTGGGGCATACACACACATTACGCGCCACTGTAAATCAAGATACGAAAAATCACACATCACAAAACGGCCGGTGTTGAAAACTGTAACAGATTCTTCAATAACACCTAAAGAATTTCGAATTAAAATGGCACACCCTCCTGACGTACCAACAGAATGACTGACGCATACATTGTAACGGCTTCTAAAAGGCTCAACCATGCGGTTCGTCTGAGCTTCACTTTCCACCTTGGTCTCTTGCACTGCCACTACGTCCACATCGTTCTCAAGCAGGAGGCGGCTTAATTGATACTGACGCCGCCTCGCTGCCAGTCCCCTTACATTAAAGGTGGCAAATTTAAGTGCTGCTTCTGTTCTGCCTGCCATTTGCGCGATAAATTAAATAGGCCGAACGGCTTCGTGCTCACCTTCAGCCTTAATACACCGAGAAGTGAAGCTCAGCAATTTTCCCTTCACAAGAGTTCTCGAGCCCACCCAAGAGGCGTGCTCGCGTTCTGCAGCAGGCTGGCGCAGCCTCAGCGCGCTGGCCGCCGTAGTCCCGTTGTGGGTCGCCTCTCGTTCCTTGTCAAGCCAGAAGGCAGCCATGGTTGCTACGTCGGTGTAGTCTTCGCCGGCTTTTTGTCCGGCGGGATGTTGGGCTTCGGGCGAAACGTCGGCCGGCGCTGCCCTCCCGATTTGGGGGGTGGTTCGTCGGTACTCGCAGAAGGATGCTGAACCTCTTCGACACAGGCCTTGTCGTGTGTCCTCTTTGCTGGAGCACTACTCGTGCTTGTTTGGACGACGTCCATGCCTTCTCCCTCCTCTTGAGGTTTTCCATGTACTGCTTCCGTAGCAGTACTTGTGCTTCGCTCCGCTGCGTCAATCTTCGGGGCTACAACAGCCTGCTTCGACGCAGTGGTCTGGCCTTCAGTCTGTGTCACTGCCACGCCCCCCTTGACGGCGTTAGGCGCTGCCTGCGGCGTATTCTTTTCTGCTGTTCTCGCTGCCTCCTCGGATTCGTCCGCATCCATGAGAAGTTCAGAGTCGTCTTCTCCTCTCATGTGCCCTGTCACATTTGCGTACGTTTTGACGCACTGCGATTGGTCATGCCCGAAGCGACGGCACTGACTGCAACGGGGAACTTTGCATTCCCGTCGGACGTGTCCTGAAGTATGGCACCTTAGGCAAAGCGGGGCTCTTCCAGGAACTACAACGAGGGCCTGCTCTCCAGCAATGCGTAGCTGGTGAGGCAGGTCATCAATTGTGACTCCAGGCTTCATCTTCAAAGACACACAACGCGTTGACGAACCTTTGTCCATGACTCCCTGAACGCGCCAGCGTTCCTTGGCGACTTCCGTCACCGTTCCGTAAGGTGCAAAGGCTGTTCGCACATCTTCGTCTTGCACGTTGTACAAAATCCAGTGGATCTTCATCCTCACGTCCTGGTCGTCGGGATCAATGACAATGCACCGTCGTTCTTTAACAGTCACTTCACGGACTGAAAGAAGCTTCTTCATTCCGTCAACACTCTTGAACGTGATAGCCCAGATGTGATTCATCTGGTACGCCCCCAAGGCGACAACCTCGGGGAGCAGTGCCAAGCGAACCAGTGCGTCGCGAAAATCCTCGACCTTGTAGGGCCTTGCTCTGACGTCAGCGTGTAAAAACAGCGTATTTGCAACAATTCGACCTGTTGGTAGCCGCGGCAAAATAACTTCATAATCCTGGTCACTCGAGCCAGCAAACCTGTTTCCACGGCCAAGCTGGGCCGCTGATACCGCTCCGTTGGAGCACATGATGcgcacgtccgtcacgctcggtggccggaagtggaatcactgagctatagcggcgactcgacgtggcgcacaaaatgattcagctatgtagtgcttgaattacactcagataaaataagtgaataaaaaatcatgcactgccaccagtgaggaatgaactcacgacccctggtttacaagaccagtgctctagcactgagctatagcggcgactcgaCGTGGCGCACAAAATGATTCAGCTATGTAGTGCTTGAATTACAGTCAGATAAAATAAGTGAATAAAAAAGcatgcactgccaccagtgaggattgaactcacgacccctggtttacaagaccagtgctctaccactgagctatagcggcgactcgacgtggcgcacaaaatgattcagctatgtagtgcttgaattacactcagataaaataagtgaaaaaaaaagcatgtactgccaccagtgaggattgaactcacgacgcctggtttacaagaccagtgctctaccactgagctatagcggcgactcgacgtggcgcacaaaatgattcagctatgtagtgcttgaattacactcagataaaatatgtgaataaaaaagtatgcactgccaccagtgaggattgaactcacgacccctggtttacaagaccagtgctctaccactgagctatagcggcgactcgacgtggcgcacaaaatgattcagctatgtagtgcttgaattacactcagataaaataagtgaataaaaaagtatgcactgccaccagggaggattgaactcacgacgcctggtttacaagaccagtgctctaccactgagctatagcggcgactcgacgtggcgcacaaaatgattcagctatgtagtgcttgaattacactcagataaaataagtgaataaaaaagtatgcactgccaccagtgaggattgaactcacgacgcctggtttacaagaccagtgctctaccactgaggtatagcggcgactcgacgtggcgcacaaaatgattcagctatgtagtgcttgaattacactcagataaaataagtgaataaaaaagcatgcactgccaccagtgggattgaactcacgaccctgctttacaagaccagtgctctaccactgagctatagcggcgactcgacatggcgcacaaaatgattcagctatgtagtgcttgaattacactcagataaaatatgtgaataaaaaagtatgcactgccaccagtgaggattgaactcacgacccctggtttacaagaccagtgctctaccactgagctatagcggcttttttttttattacctttcTCAGGAATGAAACAAAGCGATACAATCACAAATCCACACTACATAAGGTAATTAAAAACGCTTGCCCGCTTTGGGGAAGCGTGGGTATTTAAAAGCGCTTCAGGTTTACAAGAGCATCTAATACAGGTATCCATGCTGGTGGATCAATCTGTGCTTTATACATCTCACGAATAAACGCAATACTTTCTTTGAAGTACTCTCTGGCTGGCTGTGCGTTCATATCTGCATGATAcactgccattctcgttttccagATGCTGTGAAAACATAAAGCCATAAACATGTCATGCGGCACTCCTTCGTCTTTATCGGTTGGGAGGAAGCGGATGCCATATGGGGTAATCGGTAACTCTTTTTTTAAAGTACGTTGCAGTATGTCCCATAAGAAGGTGGCATCTATGCAATCAAGAAAAATATGGTCGATAGTTTCTGGTTGCTTGCACAATAAGCAGTTTATCGTCCAAGGCACGAAGATACCCTTCTGCTCTAACCACGGTTTAACGGGCAGAGTTCCGTTGTgcaagtaaaagaaaaacgttttcacCGTGGACCGTACTGGCATCCGCTTCACCCTTTTCAGTACGTCTTTGCCTGCTCCTATTGACAACATGGTGCGATACAGTGGTTCTGGCATACATACATCAACAACATCTTTGTACAGTTTCTTTCGTGTGACTTTGCTTAGATACTGTAATGAGAACCGTGCTGCGAGGAACTCGTAAGACCAGacgacttctcgcaggaagcCTCGTACTTTCGGCCCATCAACCCGATCAGACGACACAATGAACGCTGGCATAACGTCACACAATCGCATTTGAATCACAGTACgtaggaaagcattgctttgctcTCGCATAAAGAGAAATCTGGACACTACCTGTTTTAGAAACAAATGCGCCAAGCCCAGTCCGCCACTTTTCACTGACCGGAATAAATTTGTGCGGCTTGTACGTTCCGAAGTTGATCCCCATATATACACTGCTAGCACCCTGTGGAGTCTTTGAATGCTTGCTCTCGTCGCACACAGTACTTGCAGAACGTACCAAATCTTGGCTACAAGAAAAAGGTTACATACTGTTGACCTTGCAAATATAGATAAGTCTCTCCCTCCAAATTTGGtcgatttttcttttatttgttccgCTTCATTTCTCCAATAATCAGTAGTGTCTTTGTAGTGATTTAAAGGAACCCCGAGGTATTTCGTTGGCGAAACCGTCCACTGCATGCTTTCAAAGACGTCCGGGGTATCGTCCCAGTCCCCATGCCAAAAGCCCAAAGATTTGCTCCAGTTGATAACGCTTCCGGTCACTTTACAAAAACTCCTCGCCACACTGATGGCATTCCTGACACTGTCTTGGTCAgaacagaaaactgcaatatcGTCAGCGTACGTAAGTAGCTTAACCTCGCTTGTGCTCAACCTAAAACCTTTTATGGCACTCGATGACATGATTTTCAAACAGAAAGGCTCCAGGTACAGCGCGAACAGTAAAGGAGACAAAGGGCATCCTTGCCTAACAGAGGACTTTATCTGGAAACTGGCAGTTAATGATTTATTAATTTTAATCCTGCTAGAAATGTCTGCGTAACACATTTCTATACCTTCTGATAGGACGTTTCGGACATTGATGTGTTCTAGAATGTTGAAAAGGACTTTATGCACAACTTTGTCGAATGCCTTCTCTAAATCCAGTTGTACCATGGCGACCCTCCCGCAGTGCGCATCACAGCACTCCAGGACGGTTCTAGCCACGTGTATGTTTGTTacaatggaccttccttttatgcCGCAAGTCTGATGCGGCCCCACAAGCCTGGTTATAACACTTTGTAGTCTCCTGCCCAAAACTTTAGCGAATATCTTGT from Dermacentor albipictus isolate Rhodes 1998 colony chromosome 7, USDA_Dalb.pri_finalv2, whole genome shotgun sequence includes the following:
- the LOC139048127 gene encoding uncharacterized protein, with the protein product MCSNGAVSAAQLGRGNRFAGSSDQDYEVILPRLPTGRIVANTLFLHADVRARPYKVEDFRDALVRLALLPEVVALGAYQMNHIWAITFKSVDGMKKLLSVREVTVKERRCIVIDPDDQDVRMKIHWILYNVQDEDVRTAFAPYGTVTEVAKERWRVQGVMDKGSSTRCVSLKMKPGVTIDDLPHQLRIAGEQALVVVPGRAPLCLRCHTSGHVRRECKVPRCSQCRRFGHDQSQCVKTYANVTGHMRGEDDSELLMDADESEEAARTAEKNTPQAAPNAVKGGVAVTQTEGQTTASKQAVVAPKIDAAERSTSTATEAVHGKPQEEGEGMDVVQTSTSSAPAKRTHDKACVEEVQHPSASTDEPPPKSGGQRRPTFRPKPNIPPDKKPAKTTPT